The sequence CCCCTTAGAATTAACGCAAGAAATCGCGGAAGAGAAAGGCTTAACCGTGGATCTCGATGGGTTTGAAGTGGAAATGGAAAAACAACGTCAGCGTTCCCAAGCAGCCCATGAAACCATTGATTTAATGGTACAGGGAAGTCTGGATAAACTGGCGCAAAGTGTTCATCCCACTGAATTTGTTGGCTATACCAATCCTCACGCTAGCGCAAGAGTGGAAGCAGTCTTAGTACAAGGAAAAACCGTCCAAGAAGCAGAAGCAGGAGATCAGGTGCAACTGGTGCTGGATCAAACCCCCTTCTACGCCGAATCTGGAGGACAAATTGGCGATCGCGGTTATCTTTCAGGAGATAATCTCTTAGTCCGTATTGAAGATGTGCAAAAAGAATCTAGCATCTTTGTTCACATCGGACGCATTGAACGGGGAATCATCCGCGTCGGGGATACCGTTACCGCAACCATCGATCGCGCCTGTCGTCGTCGCGCTCAAGCCCATCATACAGCAACCCATTTACTACAAGCAGCCCTCAAACAAATCATTGACCCTTCTGTTTCCCAAGCGGGTTCTTTGGTCGCCTTTGACCGCTTACGATTTGATTTTAACTGTCCCCGTCAAATTACCCCTGACGAGTTACAGCAAGTGGAAGATACCATTAATACATGGATTGCTGAAGCCCATGACACGCAATCGGATGTGATGCCTTTTGATGATGCTAAAGAAAAAGGCGCGATCGCGATGTTTGGAGAAAAGTATGATGATATTGTTCGCGTCATTGATGTTCCCGGGGTTTCCATGGAACTCTGTGGCGGAACTCATGTCAATAACACCGCGGAAATTGGACTGTTTAAGATTATCTCCGAAACTGGGATCTCTTCGGGGGTGCGTCGCATTGAAGCCGTCGCTGGTCCTGCTGTTTTAGAATATCTCAACCTACGGGAAAAAATTGTGCGCGATCTCAGTAAACATTTCAAAGTCCAGCCAGAAGAAGTTCCCCATCGCATTGAAAACTTACAATCGGAACTGAAACAAACCCAAAAACAACTGGATGCGGTAAAACAAGAACTCGCCCTTGCTAAATCGGATCAACTCCTTGCTGAAGCAGAAGCAGTGGGAGACTTCCAAGTTTTAGTGACCCAAGTGGAAGCCATGGACGCAAAAGCCCTACAAACCGCAGCCGAACGCCTCCAACAAAAACTAGGAGAAGCAGCGGTGGTTCTAGGATCAGTTCCCGCAGAAGGAAAAGTTAGTTTAGTGGCTGCATTTAGCCCAAAAGTGAATGAAAAAGGCTTACAAGCTGGTAAATTTATTGGCGGTATCGCTAAAATTTGCGGTGGTGGTGGCGGGGGTCGCCCAAACCTCGCCCAAGCTGGCGGAAAAGATGCGTCTAAGTTACCAGAAGCACTGGAAAACGCGCAAAAGCAGTTGCGGGAACAATTGCAATAACCAATTTCAACAAAAGATCCGTGGGACTCCCCCACCTCGGAACAGGTGGGGGAGGAAAGCGGGTGAGTCGATACCGCTCGATGCGGTTGAGACTCACCACCTCTTAGGCTACGCATAGACCATTTGACCTCCTGATTAACGTTGTTTTTGACACCGAAAACTGCCCGATTCGCTTCCATTGCCAGTCATACAGCGACATAACTTTATTGACTTCGCTGTAGCCGCCAATGTACCCGATGGACTCGGTTTTACCTTTAGTAGCACGAACTAAGTCACCCACCCTAAACCCCCAAGGGGTAATAGTTCCGCCTTTGCGCTTCCTAACTCCGTTTTGACCTGGAATCTCAAAGTGAAGCTGGCGACGGAATACGCCGTACTCCTTGCCACGCTTGACTGCACCAGGGCGAGTGATGATGCGAAACTGAGAATTGGTTGTGGTTACCTTACCCTTCCAAGTTTTACCGTGACCACAAGAACTGTGAAAACGCCGAAATTGAATGAAGTACCCGCAAGCCAAAGCAACACCATCAACAGAATGGGTTTCGGGCTTGGCTTCAGACTTATTTTGCTTATCCTTCACCAGTCCTAATGCAGTGCGAAGCTGAGAAGTGCCGTTGCCGTCTTTCTGCCATCCTTCACGCACATAAACAGGAGCTATCTTTTCGAGTTCTGAGATACAGAATTGCTGTCCAATCATCACGGGAGAAAAGCCCTTACCAGAACGCGCACCCTTGCGCCCACTGGTCAGGTCAACATCAGCCCTCACTTTCTCATAACCAATGGCGGTTATGGGGTAAATGCTGGCAATCTCCTTCACCACTCGAATTTCCAGTTGTCTGGATGCTCGAATAGAGGGAGCTAGCTTTTTGCCTCTGCGATTATCGAACCGCTTTTGGCGATGATTTCTCAGTTTGAAGGGCACATCCCGATTGATGCGTCGGGAACGACGACTACGACGCAATAAGCGACGTTGATCCATTCGAGATCGAACTCTACCAAATGGCAAAATGAGATGCAGTTGGAGCAGTGTGCATTTTGCCGACTGTACCCCAACCCCAGAATAAGATTTGCCAGGGTCTAGTCCCGCCACGACGGGTTGAGTTTCAGTTCCTGATGGTTCTTGAAGCAACTGAACGTAGTACAGGCCCAAATCGCTCCACTTGCTAATAGCACGACCTGACTCTATCCATTTACGGGCCCGACTGGGCTTGGTCGGCATTAGCGGTTGCCCATCTTTGGAAACTACGGGAATTCGGTTCATAGGAGATAATCCCTCCGAATCAGGTTTACGTCTCTTACGCCACGGTTAACGCTGTGTCCTGGACTAACCCAGTTGGGCGAGATTCCACCCCCTCACATTTAATCCAAACTAGAGAAACATCTGGAGGTGTTTATTCGTTAACCGCTCATGGCTCTATTCGCAGCTACGGGGAGGTGATCTCTCCCCACTCCCCCACCTCACGAAGTAGGTGGGGGTCATTGAAGCCAGTGGATGAGGAGAAATCAAAATCTCACTCCACTGGGCGCGATATCAGTGAATCTAGGGAAGACTTTCACAAGCAACACCATCATTATCTCCATCTAAGCGATGGGGATCTTCGGGAAAGCGAGTTAAAACCTGTTGCGCTTGGGCTTGTGTGGAAAAATGTTTACAGTCACAGTCGCCATCAATACAACTGGGAAGATTTTCAGCCGTTGTTGTGGTCGGAATGGGCTGATGACGTTCTCCTCGGCGATAATTCCAAGGCATAATGGGATTATGATATGCCCAGATTCCTTGGCGCGATCGCTGCGCTTGTTCTTGAGCATTACGATAACGGTTGGCATCACAGGGGTCAATATAGTCTTCATAAACCACAGCTTGTCCTGATCTCACCAGTTTCAAATTCACCAGTTGTCCCTGCTGATACACTTCCGCAATTTGTCGCCCATAACGACCCGTTGTGATTAAACGTAGTTCCACCGCATCACCAATTGATAATAACCTTTCCATCCACTGTACTGATTCTTCTCTTCCCCGTTGTCCTCTTTCTGGCGCATCAATACAAGCCAACCGCACTGTAACTTCTTCTCCCTTCTCAATGACCTTAATCGTATCCCCATCGATAACAGACGCTACTGTTGCAGGAATTTGTGAAGATTTAGCATTGAGAGTGACCAGAGAGGAAAAAAGTAGTACACTCACAGCACACAGGCTTAATTTAAAGGGGAACATGATATTAAAACCGATTCGATGGCTAATGAGATTTGAAATCACATTACTTCTATGATACCCTTTTTCTTGAGGCGCAATCCCTGAGCTTTCCTCCCATTACGAATGATTGAGAACTGCTATATCACCTCCTGTGAGGAGTAAAGGGCAAGGAAGTATCCCTTAAAATAAAAAATATAAGTAGCAGTTTTTTATAGGTCAAGATGTTAACTTTAACTAATTTTAGCGGTTTATTGAATCAACGCTTTTTCAATAACTTTTTTCCCCTTCCTGCGAGTAGTCCTCTGATTCTTGGCTTAAAAACGCCAAATTTTGAACTTCCTGATATCACAAATGATCAACAAATCAAACTCAATGACTATCGCGATCAAAAACCAGTCATAATCGCTTTTACGCGCATTTTTACTGACAAGCAATATTGTCCCCTTTGTTACCCTCATATTGTTGAATTAAACCAACGCTATCAAGAATTTACAGAGCGAGGGATTGAAGTTTTAATGATTACGAGTACAGATGTTCCACAAAGCAAACAAGTGGTTCAAGACTTAGGAATGAAGTTACCCTTACTGAGTAATCCCACTTGCAGTGTCTTCCGTAAGTATGGCGTTGGTCAGGCTTTAGGCGCACCTTTACCCGCCCAATTTGTGTTAGATCAAGAAGGAACATTACTGTATAAACATCTGTTTTCTTTTCTTGATCCAAATGCAAGTGTCGATCAGTTATTATCTGTTTTTCCTGCTGAAGAAAAGACACCAGTAACCACTCAAAGTGAAGAAACTTCTTAAGAAAGATAGCGCGATCGCGCGTTCTAATTCTCTTAATTATGGGTATGATTGGGTTCAGTGGGACGAATCGATTCAGGGGACACTTTGACTTTTTCAATCAGGGCTTGGGCTTGCTGATATGTATTGAGATCCCCCTGTTGTTTGGACAGATTTGCTCCTGTTTCAAAATCCGCGATCGCGCTTTCAATTTCCCCTAATTCAACCTTGACATAACCGCGATTAAAATACAACAACGCATAATCAGAATCAAGTTTCATTGCTTGATTATAATCCGCAAGGGCTTGCTCATACTGTCCTAAACGATAGTGCATTGTTCCCCGAAAATTATAAGCATCCACATTATCGGAATCCAGTTTAATCACCTGATTAAAATCTTGAATCGCTTTTTGATATTCTTCTAAATGATTAAATGCTAATCCTCGCTGTAAATAAGGTTGGGGATCATCAGGATTTTTTTCAATCGTCTCATTGAGAATTCTCATCACTTCTGGATTCACATGAGCAATGAGAAATTCTGATTCCTGATAAAATGTTTTTTTCTGTTCCAAAGCGATGATTGGGGATGCAGAAAATAAAATTAATCCCAACCCCAACCCTAAATGTTTGAGCCTCATGCAATCATTTCCTGACACTTCAAGACTGGACAATACTCGACATTAACTGTAAAAGTAAAGCAGTCATAGCGGACTTTGGAAAGCACGGTGGTGTCCCACAACGCTTTAAGGAAGTTCCCTAAAGCTCATCAAATTGGTTTTTCCCTTGGCGGTCAGAATCGAGCTTCTGATTAGCGCACTGACACACAAGTCAATCCAAATTATTCCCTAATTCTAAAAGACCTAAACCATTAATGTCAACAAGCGAGCGAACTTTTCCAAAAAATTAAACGATTTCGACAATATCAAGTAATAGTTGTATCAGGAAATTACTCTCTTTTTTGAACTAAAGTGCGACAGTCCTCAATCGAGCGCGATCGCGGATTGAGGAAGGATAGCACAGAAAGCGCGAGGATTCTATAACTTGACGCACTCCCACGTCTTAAAGACGCGCTTGATGCTTCGCGCGGACTTCGTCCTACGGCGATCAAACAAGAGACGCAGGACAAGCCTGTCTTACTCTCTCTAACACCTGAGATAGCACCCTACCTCAATATCTTCAACAACCGGAACTTTACTTCTCGCGAAATTGAAGATAATTCCATTGTACACAAACTTGTAGGGTTTGTTCGTTTTCAGGCTATTGAAGCCTTCAACTCACCGCCTTATATCCAACGGCTAAAAGCGCGTGGGTGCGTGCGGCGACTTCTGTAAAATGCGTTAACATCATGTAATGTAGTCTAGAAAGGCAGGTGATGATGGAGCTAGAGTCCCTTCTCACTGAGATTATATTGAGTCATCCCCGTCAGTCGTTGGGAAAAATTCATTTGGAGTCGAGACCACAACCTGGACAGCACATTGAATTTAACGGCGAAACCTATCGCGTTTTAGAACGCCATCACCATTATCAATATAAAGTGGGGGGATATCAGTTAGATAAAATGTCTGTTTATGTGCAATCAGCCCAACGACCAGAGGAAAGGAGTTATTTAGAAGGAAAGTGGGTGATTGGGGACATTACCTGTCAGTATAATGCGCGATCAGAATTGTTACGCTGTGCGGTCAATCCCGAAGGTCCTTGTGAGGGATGTCCCGATTATCAGCCCATTACCTGAATGTCTCCCCTTGTACTAATCGCATTCCGTTGACAAAATCCCAGCCTGACTGGGGGCGTTTTCCAGACCGTTGTACTTTTGAGAGTAATAATAAGCCTGTACCTGTTTGCGCGATCGCGCCAAATTTTTTGACAATTGCGACAATCTCTCCTGCTTCTCCTGTTTTTGCTGAAAGATTATCCCATTGCTGTATTAGGGGTTTGTATTGATCCGAAAGTTGTGACCAATACTCTTCGCCGAGGGGAATGGTTTCTAGAATCTTGATCTTTTCTTCTCGTAATGGGGTCATGCAGTTGGGATAAAAGCCCCGAATTTGATTATGCAGCGCGATCGCGCTTTTTGACCAATCCAAAACATAATCCCTTTTTTGAATTAATGGCGCGTAAGTGGCTAAACTGTCATCTTGTGGTGTTGCTTCAATTTCTCCTTTCTCCCAACGAAACAGGGTTTGAACTAATAATTCACCGCCAATTTGTGCTAATCTTCCCCCCACCGTTTCTGCATTATCTAACAACGCCACAGGGGTAGTTGCTGTTTCTAACATCGCCCCAGTATCCATCCCCGCATCCATCAACATTGTCGTCACCCCCACTTCCGCTTCACCATAATATAAACTCCATTGGATCGGTGCTGCACCGCGATATTGCGGTAAAATCGACCCATGGACATTAATGCAGCCTAACCTTGGCATTTCCAGAATTTCTGTGGAGAGAATTTGTCCATAAGCGGTAACAATAAAAGCATCCGCATTAAAATCCCGCAACTGCTGTAACGCCTCTTGATCTTTCTTCACCCGCTTCGGTTGTAAAACAGGTAAATCATTGCGGGTTGCAACTTCTTTCACTGGAGAAGGAATCAATTTTTTCCCTCTCCCTTTTGGTTTATCTGGTTGAGTAACCACCGCAGCAACGTCAACCTCTGGATGTTGGAGTAAGGCTTCTAAAGTGGGAACAGCAAACTCTGGTGTACCAAAAAAAACAATTTTCATCATTTATTATTCGTCATTTGTCATTAGTCATTTGTCATTCGTTAGTGAACCGACAACAAAGAACAAATAACCAACAACAAAGAACCCATTTAGCTACGATTTTGAGACGAACCAATGAGGGGACGTTCAGTAGATTCTCGGAAGCGTTCCACATTTTCGTTATAAGCAATGGGGAGGACACACTCCACATTCTCATGAGGACGAGGAATAATCACCCAAGTTTCTAAAGCTGCACCATACGCCTTATCCACCGCATGAATTCCCGCATCCATTGCGGTTTTTACTTCCGAAACATCACCGCGAATAATAATCGTAAATCGTGCACTACCCGCCCGAATATAACCAACCAGCGTCACTCGTCCTGTTTTTACCATCGCATCGGCGGCGGCTAAAACTCCTGGAAAGCCCTTTGTTTCCAGACTACCGACTGCATCTAAAGACATTCACATTTCTCCTTAAATTTTTATTAATTGACGTTTTTTATACAATTCCACGATAATTCTACACTCGAAACGGTTCAACTTCGTCGCTATACGCAATCGGCATCACCGTTTCCACATTATCAGGGGGGTTAGGAATCATATAATGGGTAATGACTGTTCCGTTGTAAGTTTCTTCAGCAGCAGCAATTCCCGCTTCCATCGAACGTTCTACCTCTGAAACGGGACCGCGTACCGCCACATAAAATTGAGCCCTTTCCGCTTTATCAAAAGAAACTAGGGTGACTGATGCTGCTTTCACCATCGCATCAGCAGCAGCTAAGACGGCTGGAAACCCATCTGTTTGAATTACGCCCACAGCAACTGGCATTTTGTTTTCTCCTGCTACTTCCTCATCGGTTATTCACTAAACAAGACTGGACTTTTTTAGACTTTAATTAAAAGAGGGAGAGGTGCAGTCCCTCTTTTTGTCTCCATTGCGCCCAAAACTTATACTTCCCATTGTACCTAATCTATGGGTTCGACTTGGGCTCGATACAAAAGTTTCTCACCATGTCGGTAGCCAACGTAGCGCACTCGCACTGTTGAGTCGGGTTTAACATTTCCTGATAACAGTTGGTGCTGTTGAGGATTATAAGGGACTTCTTCCCCCACTTGTCCAATTCTTTCCACGCCCCAAGATTGAAGTAACTTTTCTAAGGGATTAAGTAATTTAATAATGCGTTGGGCGGGTAAATCGGGGTTTTGCGCGATCGCGCTGACAGCAGTGGGCCACTGTAATAACCAAGACTCAATGATTTGTAAACTTTCTCGCTGAAACTGTTCCCGAGAAGAAGTAGCCGTTTCCCCAGAAAATAACGCAATTAACTCATCAACACTCACCCCCAACACAGATCTCAACGCTAGCAAAACCTCAACCCGCATTGACTTCACCTTCCCCCGACGCAAGTTGCGGATTTGTTTGGGTGAGACCCCAGCCCTTTCACTCAACTGCTTAAAATTAGTAATTTTAACGGTTTCCATTAAACTTTTTAATATCAGAGTATAATCATTACTGCTCTCAGGATTGGTTTCAGAATCCCATTGCGATTGCTGATTAAAAGTCATTAATTTCCTCGGATCAAATTATGAATTCTGTTTTGATTTTACTGGTCATTATCTATGGTTTAAGCCTGATTGGGTCATTTCTTGTCATTACCTTAGCCCTTCCCATCGAACAACGCCAAGAAGAGTTAACCCTTTTAATTGCCATTCAAGGAGTTCTTATTGCTGCTGCTTTGGGATTTTATTTTGGAAAAAAACCTAATCCTTCCCCTTGGTTCATGCTGAACAAACTTCTCTGCGTCTCTTTCGCTATAGTAACCAGAACCACAATCTTTCTCATCAGAAACTCTTTCTTGGGAAAGATGGTAAAAAATGTCAAGTGTTCTTTATAATTGTTAACAAATCAGATGATCCATTCTTATTCGTAGTGAGGTCAACTATGGAACTATCCTTAGAGCAAGAGTTCAACGTTCGCTCCTTTGAATCGCAAGTGAAGCAGATGAGTCGTGAACAAGCCCAAGAGTTTCTCGTGAAACTTTACGAACAGATGCTTGCACGAGAAAATATGTATAAAGAATTCCTCAAACATGAATGGGGAATCGATCAAGGCTACTCAGCATAGCCTGAGCAACCCGC comes from Halothece sp. PCC 7418 and encodes:
- the alaS gene encoding alanine--tRNA ligase — translated: MPNAPQYLSGNQIRQTFLDFYAKRGHEVLPSASLVPEDPTVLLTIAGMLPFKPIFLGQKTAPYNRATTSQKCIRTNDIENVGRTKRHHTFFEMLGNFSFGDYFKEEAIQWAWELSTEGFGLDPERLVPSVYKEDEEAFAIWRDKIGVAPHRIQRMGEEDNFWAAGPTGPCGPCSEIYYDFHPELGDEEIDLEDDSRFIEFYNLVFMQFNRDSEGNLTPLQNQNIDTGLGLERMAQILQQVPNNYETDLIFPIIKTAAEIANLDYSQADEKQQVSLKVIGDHVRAVVHMIADGVTASNLGRGYILRRLIRRVVRHGRLLGITREFTQDVAESAIALMEDHYSNLREGEKQIKQELQREESRFLETLERGEKLLGEILQKESQQISGEDAFVLYDTYGFPLELTQEIAEEKGLTVDLDGFEVEMEKQRQRSQAAHETIDLMVQGSLDKLAQSVHPTEFVGYTNPHASARVEAVLVQGKTVQEAEAGDQVQLVLDQTPFYAESGGQIGDRGYLSGDNLLVRIEDVQKESSIFVHIGRIERGIIRVGDTVTATIDRACRRRAQAHHTATHLLQAALKQIIDPSVSQAGSLVAFDRLRFDFNCPRQITPDELQQVEDTINTWIAEAHDTQSDVMPFDDAKEKGAIAMFGEKYDDIVRVIDVPGVSMELCGGTHVNNTAEIGLFKIISETGISSGVRRIEAVAGPAVLEYLNLREKIVRDLSKHFKVQPEEVPHRIENLQSELKQTQKQLDAVKQELALAKSDQLLAEAEAVGDFQVLVTQVEAMDAKALQTAAERLQQKLGEAAVVLGSVPAEGKVSLVAAFSPKVNEKGLQAGKFIGGIAKICGGGGGGRPNLAQAGGKDASKLPEALENAQKQLREQLQ
- a CDS encoding DUF6464 family protein; amino-acid sequence: MELESLLTEIILSHPRQSLGKIHLESRPQPGQHIEFNGETYRVLERHHHYQYKVGGYQLDKMSVYVQSAQRPEERSYLEGKWVIGDITCQYNARSELLRCAVNPEGPCEGCPDYQPIT
- a CDS encoding tetratricopeptide repeat protein, whose protein sequence is MRLKHLGLGLGLILFSASPIIALEQKKTFYQESEFLIAHVNPEVMRILNETIEKNPDDPQPYLQRGLAFNHLEEYQKAIQDFNQVIKLDSDNVDAYNFRGTMHYRLGQYEQALADYNQAMKLDSDYALLYFNRGYVKVELGEIESAIADFETGANLSKQQGDLNTYQQAQALIEKVKVSPESIRPTEPNHTHN
- a CDS encoding carbon dioxide-concentrating mechanism protein CcmK, which produces MSLDAVGSLETKGFPGVLAAADAMVKTGRVTLVGYIRAGSARFTIIIRGDVSEVKTAMDAGIHAVDKAYGAALETWVIIPRPHENVECVLPIAYNENVERFRESTERPLIGSSQNRS
- a CDS encoding helix-turn-helix domain-containing protein; protein product: MTFNQQSQWDSETNPESSNDYTLILKSLMETVKITNFKQLSERAGVSPKQIRNLRRGKVKSMRVEVLLALRSVLGVSVDELIALFSGETATSSREQFQRESLQIIESWLLQWPTAVSAIAQNPDLPAQRIIKLLNPLEKLLQSWGVERIGQVGEEVPYNPQQHQLLSGNVKPDSTVRVRYVGYRHGEKLLYRAQVEPID
- a CDS encoding BMC domain-containing protein; translated protein: MPVAVGVIQTDGFPAVLAAADAMVKAASVTLVSFDKAERAQFYVAVRGPVSEVERSMEAGIAAAEETYNGTVITHYMIPNPPDNVETVMPIAYSDEVEPFRV
- a CDS encoding RRXRR domain-containing protein, which translates into the protein MNRIPVVSKDGQPLMPTKPSRARKWIESGRAISKWSDLGLYYVQLLQEPSGTETQPVVAGLDPGKSYSGVGVQSAKCTLLQLHLILPFGRVRSRMDQRRLLRRSRRSRRINRDVPFKLRNHRQKRFDNRRGKKLAPSIRASRQLEIRVVKEIASIYPITAIGYEKVRADVDLTSGRKGARSGKGFSPVMIGQQFCISELEKIAPVYVREGWQKDGNGTSQLRTALGLVKDKQNKSEAKPETHSVDGVALACGYFIQFRRFHSSCGHGKTWKGKVTTTNSQFRIITRPGAVKRGKEYGVFRRQLHFEIPGQNGVRKRKGGTITPWGFRVGDLVRATKGKTESIGYIGGYSEVNKVMSLYDWQWKRIGQFSVSKTTLIRRSNGLCVA
- the fmt gene encoding methionyl-tRNA formyltransferase, whose translation is MKIVFFGTPEFAVPTLEALLQHPEVDVAAVVTQPDKPKGRGKKLIPSPVKEVATRNDLPVLQPKRVKKDQEALQQLRDFNADAFIVTAYGQILSTEILEMPRLGCINVHGSILPQYRGAAPIQWSLYYGEAEVGVTTMLMDAGMDTGAMLETATTPVALLDNAETVGGRLAQIGGELLVQTLFRWEKGEIEATPQDDSLATYAPLIQKRDYVLDWSKSAIALHNQIRGFYPNCMTPLREEKIKILETIPLGEEYWSQLSDQYKPLIQQWDNLSAKTGEAGEIVAIVKKFGAIAQTGTGLLLLSKVQRSGKRPQSGWDFVNGMRLVQGETFR
- a CDS encoding NblA/ycf18 family protein gives rise to the protein MELSLEQEFNVRSFESQVKQMSREQAQEFLVKLYEQMLARENMYKEFLKHEWGIDQGYSA
- a CDS encoding thermonuclease family protein, with amino-acid sequence MSVLLFSSLVTLNAKSSQIPATVASVIDGDTIKVIEKGEEVTVRLACIDAPERGQRGREESVQWMERLLSIGDAVELRLITTGRYGRQIAEVYQQGQLVNLKLVRSGQAVVYEDYIDPCDANRYRNAQEQAQRSRQGIWAYHNPIMPWNYRRGERHQPIPTTTTAENLPSCIDGDCDCKHFSTQAQAQQVLTRFPEDPHRLDGDNDGVACESLP
- a CDS encoding peroxiredoxin family protein; the protein is MLTLTNFSGLLNQRFFNNFFPLPASSPLILGLKTPNFELPDITNDQQIKLNDYRDQKPVIIAFTRIFTDKQYCPLCYPHIVELNQRYQEFTERGIEVLMITSTDVPQSKQVVQDLGMKLPLLSNPTCSVFRKYGVGQALGAPLPAQFVLDQEGTLLYKHLFSFLDPNASVDQLLSVFPAEEKTPVTTQSEETS